In the Castor canadensis chromosome 1, mCasCan1.hap1v2, whole genome shotgun sequence genome, AGCCAGACTGGGTCGTGTCACCTAGCCCAAGATGGTATGGTACCTTCTACCAGGTTGCTGTTCATCTTGGCCACTGCCCAACAGCTCTCCCAacctcccacccacccatctCCAGAAAGCCAGAAACCCCCATGGGTTCTAAACCGACTCCCTGTCTTAAAGGGCCACACCCTCCTCATGGGGCTTTATGGTTTTATAGGATTAAATGATACCTCCGATCCAGCTCTTGGTTGTGGAATACATCTATCTGTATAGAGAACCGAAGAGTCAGATTAAGAAGGTGAGCATGGTTGCTGTACTTTCTgcagggaatgaaccaattcaggttataatccatggaaatgtcacaaggaaactccctgtataattacctcaaacaaacaaaaatgtcttttttcaaaaacagagaagaagaaggtaaagcaggtcctatGTGGGGGTGGACACAGTGgcaggagggaggatataaggaaagggtgtgggagggtgaaaatACTGTGTGCTTGGTAGCTGGAATGCCATTGCAGGTATGAAAATGGGAGAATGAGACCTGCTGAACCTgctcaggaatggggggagggaggagagaggagagtgaggagggggtgaattcaattatgatatattgtaagcacttttgtaaatgtcacaatgagcccCCTGTACAGCAataatttcaatatatatattatatatgtaagaCTATATATGTGAAAGGAGAATTGGCAAGAGCTAAATTCTCCTCCCAACTTACAGACAGCATTTCATATCATGATCTCAAGGTAGATCATGTAGGAAGAACTCATTTCTCTTACACATTGTCAGGAACATACAAACTTTGTTTggattttcatttgatttaacaAATTATCTGCTAGAAGAGATATTCCCAAGGAGAAAATAATCCTTCCAAAAAGTTTAAATAAGAGACATGATTCGAGTTTTCGTCATTTTATAAAGTGTGTGTCTATCTATATTGTCCACATGGTTCCTGTGACTGCAGTGAGGGTGAGGAACAAGTGACAGTGTCCATGCTGGGAGACAACACTGACCACCACGTCTTATCCACAGCACTGCATATGGCATCTTGAATATTTAGAGGCAAATAGAAGGGGCCTTTTGTACATGAGTGTGTCATTCTGTACCCTGGGCCACGTGGTCCTGGGGACAGATGGTTCTAGCTGGGCTAGGGGTTGGCAATTCTGCTTGAGAGAGGCCTAGGAACTGCCCTTGTTCTCATTCTATCACCCAAGTTCAAGTTCTCCTTGGATCAACCCTTGTTATGTAAGGGAAGTCAAATGCCCAGGCACTTCCATTAGATGGTCAGAcatttgctgggcaccagtggctcatgcctgtaatcctagctactccgaaGGTCAGACACCCACTGATTGTCCATGGTGCATGGTGAAGAATCCCAGCACAGGTCCAGGTGACAGTGCCTGCAGAATCCCTCCAGCCAGCGAGGCTGGGCACTGTGCAGAGCTTCAGAAGCCTGACGTCGGCCCCTCCACCAGACCCGGTGCCACGGCAGCCCAGTCCCCACTGGAGAGGACAAAGTGTGCTGCAGAGCCCTGAGGGGTCGGAGGCAGCCCTTCCGCTATGACCTCTGCACCCTTCGAATGAGCAGACACCGCAAGGGCCCCTcggggtcagggtcagggtcagggtggTTCTGCTGTGCACGTTCTACAgaggaagccacacaactctcATTCCTCCTCTGAAATCAGCTGCCAGTGACAGAGCCTCCTGCTTAAGGTGGCAGCAGGAGTGCTTTTCAAAGCAGTTTACCTTTTTCAATTTCCCTTTTTAAAGAACTCTGAAGTGAAATCTACCTTGACAAAATGGCCAGAATGATTTGGGATTACTGAAACAAGATCGAGGTTGCAGTCTGTCCACCTCCAGTACATTAATGGACGACTGGAGGTCAGACGCTGAGCCAGTGGTGCTGTGTGTCCTCTGGGGAGCATGGCCATGTGCTAAGTGGCGTCCTCTGACACTTCTGTGCCTCAGTTGCTAGTGGATTGCTGGCAGCCATATTTGAGTTCCTCAAACTGCTGTAGAATAATGGTGGTGAAACTGCGATTTGGGAAGTAAGAGTGTGAGACCTAAGCTGAACCCAGGCGCACATATTAAGACTGTTTTTAATAGCACTGCCAGAATCCATGGTGCTCAGAGATAAAGTCCAGGGAGCATTCTTGCCAGTTCTCCTGCTATTATCTCAGTTTATCCCTGTGATGTTAGGCCGGTGCACTCAAGATTCTGTCTCTtagaccaggtatggtggcacacagctgtagtCACAACTATGATGCAGGAAGTGGAAATAAGAtctctgtttgaggccagtctgggcaaaagttagcaagaccctatctaaaaaacaagccaggcatgacagagcatatctgcaatcccagctactcaggtgattgtaagtaggaggattgcaatccaaAACTGGCCCTACACAAAAAGCCATTATAAGATAAGGTCttagatcctatctaaaaacaaaactaaaataaacagggctggggtgtggctcaagttgtagagtacctgccttacaaacgcaaggctctgagttcaaactccagtactgaaaaacaaacgcCGCAGTTCTTTGAACCGCGCTGTGTGACAGTTTAAGACAAGAGTAGACGTTGCCTCTGAGCAAAGTGGGGAACACATAAAACCCACAGATCCACCGCACTGAGAACTTTTCTTCTCTGCTAAGGCTCTGGCTGCCGAGGGAGGGACCGGGATCCGTTcagcttcccatggtggccctgtgCTCTGAACACGGGGATGCACGGGTTTTCTATCTATCCCTCCGCTTTTACAGGTGGATCCTTGGGATTCTGTGGGCAGAGCAGAGCTGAAACTGAACACCGAAAGGAGAGAAAGGTGACTCAGACACACGGGCCTGGCCACCAGGTGTTTCTTTTCTATGTGAGCCACACAGCTAGTTAATATCAACCCTTGCCTTCCAACATCAGTGCTGGAATGGCCACAGAAGACAGAACCTGCCAGGGTCCCAAACACCTGGCAGTCCCTGGATTGACAGGAGCAGCCATTTCCTGATGAGAGTGAGGAATGCCAAGGTGACACCCAGGACACTGGGAACTTTGGTCTTTTCCAGTGTTTCTGTAGACACTCTCTGGATTCCTAATTTTCAAACCTTAGTTACTGATTTgcattgtcatttttcttttttttaaagcacttttcCTGTAACAAATAACCCAGTCAATCAAGCTGAAAAAAGAAGCAAGTCACCTGGCGTGTATTTTCTCAAAGCCCCATAGCCACATGGGAAGTAGGAGCCAGAGTGTCCACTGAGCAGACACACTCCAGAAGAACAGCGATATTGCTGAGGTGGGGTCACATTTGCTTAAGTTGGCCAGGATGCAACTAAAACTCCTTACATCCAGGTTAATGGGAACCCTTGAATGCCTTACAAACAGTCCAGTGCTGATGGAAGCATCCAAGGGGTGTGCCAATGCAGGCCTTAGTTTATTTAGGAAAAGCCTTGACAACTGCAAACGCTATGTGAATTCTGCTCCCTAGTCCTCGGGTGGGAAATAGCAGTGAGAAGGTCTCAAAATACAGAATACTACATGCTTCTCGTCTGCTCTTTGttattttctaagttttcaaACAGAAACTATCCAACAACCTCAAGTACCTAGAGaaaagtgagacactgtctctaGCCTGTGAGAATGTAGGGTGCAGCCACAGGGACAGTCTCAGCCACAAAGAACCCGCACCTGGACCCCCAGTGCAGACAGCAGAGCCGGAAGGGGCAGCTGAGCTCTTCCTGCCAGACAAGACATTTCCTTGACCGGTGGGCAAGGTCACTTCTGCAGGATCAAAGGAGAAAGGACATTTCTAGAGAAGAGTGGCCAAGCAAAAGTGGGGGAGGTGGCCATTGTGCCACCTGAAGGAGCAGGAGTTCATCAGCAAAGTGAGGGAGGGAGCTCCTCCTGGAATTTGGGGATGAGACTCAATTATAGGATGATCTTAGTTTATGGTCCTTTTAACAGTCAGACATCCAACTTTGGACATGACAGAATAAATAGAAACTGTTTGAAATCCATCAAAATGAAATTTGTGGTTGTGAAAGACAGTTTTGGCAGAAGCATATGAATGCACTGAAAGAGGAAGACAGGAGCCCAGTCGGTTAGGAAACCAGTTCGTAGCCCAGTCAGTCATGTAGAAGGATGTCCAAGACACCACGTGTCACAGATTAGTGTGCATGACGTTTGTGGTAGACAGAATAAGAGTCCTAATCTACGTCCTAATCCCTCAGACCTGGGAACATACCACCTCACAAAAGGGTCTTCGGATGTGATCAAGTCAACGATCCTGAGATGGGGGTGAGCTGGGGGCTAGCTTGGATTATTAGGATAGGCCAACATAGTCACTGCTAGGTCCTTTCGTCATGGAGGCACAAGAGTCAGAGTCATGAAACATATGGAAGCAGTGTGCGACGGGGACATTTGGAGCCTCTACAGTCCTGTGTGAGGGAGGAGCAGTCACAGTGCCAAGGAGGACAGGCACCTCTAGAAGCTGGACAAGGCAGGAAATGATGCCCTCTGGAACCTGCAGAAGGACCCAGCCACACAGACTCCTAGATTTAACCCTAGTTCGTGTCAgatttctgacctccagaaccatgaaggGTTGATGTGTCTGGTTTGAAGTCACTGCATCTGTGGCAATTTATTtctgcagaatttttaaattctaggCTTCACTCAGGCAGGTTCTCGTGCAGCAATTCTGGGCCTCGCCTGCAAGTCTTGACAGACACCATGTCACTCTCATTCGGTGGCAGATGGCATTTGGGGAAGCATGGCTGAAGGCAAGAGCCAGAAATGACTGACAGAAATCCAGCAGGTCACTCTGGGGAGGACAGAGGTGCCATCCTCAGGAAGATGGACCCGTGGACTGTGGGGCTCTCACTGTTCTAGCTGGAGAGGACAAGACAGAGAGCTGTGCTAAGAGAGGAGATGCTGGCGGCGGAGAAGTCGGTCAAGGTCAAAGCAGTCAGTCTCAGGGGCTCAGTCTTATCATCTGTGAAGTGTGAGATGAGGATGAGTGTCAAAGATGTCCAAAAAGCTGGACAAAGATCATTTGTGATCACCAAGGACTACTtagaaaacactttgaaaataaCACTAGTAACTAGTGAGATAAATccccttaaaaataatttgatagaCTAGATTGCACTCTTCAAATCTACTGAGAAAGTCTAGTTCACTGTGTCCAAGAAGTTTCAGTTTAGGGCAGGGTTGTAAAAGCCTTCCCTGCGCCACCCCCTGCAGCTCAGGGTACCACAAGGCTCCCATGACCTCAGGAAAATGAGGGAAGATCCCTAAAACCCACAAATCTGGGGAGAGCTGGAAAGAAGGGAAATCAGGCTCgttaaagtaaattttaattaGGAGTGAAGATAACCCCTGCATGTCTCACCCCTGCAGGCTGCTCACACAGTGACAGGCCACAGCTTGCATAGGACACACCTTGCATAGGACACGAGGTGGGGAGGACACCCTACCCAGTGTAGATGGATGTGATTTTCTACGATACCAGCTTATTCCTCACGAGATTCTTCCAAAGTATCGTTTTCTGCCGCAGTTCTTGGCTTAGTAAgtctagaaagaaaacaaaaaggatgtAAAATGTTCTTAgaaaagtcagattttttttaatatagcaaCAAAAACTTAAATCAAGCACCTGCAAAACCTTCCAGAGCCTTCCATGTAACTTCAGCTCCTGGGATCTTTCCCTAAGTAGCAGCTAAGAACCTCAACAGACCCAGCCCAGAGGACGCTAGCTGCAATTTGCTTACGGTGCTAAGTGTTAATGTTCTGAGATTTCAAACGGTGACGTGAGACTTGAAGTAGGGTTGCAGGTCGATGGAGAAGCAGCTGACTGCATGATGTGCTGGAAGTGGCTGGGCCCGGCTCTCAGCAAAGCGGCCGTGTTGACGCAGGGAGATTacaaagatttttctatttcacttCATACCGCCCCGTATTTTCTATAACAGAACAGAATGTGCTGTCTTTATACTCGGAAAATAATCCTAaatttttagattaaaattttGAATCGTGAGTTTAGGTAGGAGAAAGAGCCCTTCTGAATTCTGGGATGACTGGCTGTCATAACCAgttcaacccagggcctcagcttCCGCCCTGGTGGCTCACTCGTGGCATGGTTACCTGGGCTGGTGTGGGCAGCACCTCATCTTGGAAAGGGGAGCGCTGAGTTCAAGAAAGGTGAGCACAAATTCAAAAGTCCTTCCTCCCACATCAAAAGGAAATCATATTTTAAGATGCCAACGTGGTAAGCAAAATCACGGTCCCCACAATGTCCACATCCTGACCTACAGGTCCACGAGCAGGTGATGTGACACAACCACAGGGGCTCCCAAGGTGTGACAGGTTGGGGGTCTTGGGATGGGACATTTTCCTGGATTCTCCCCAGAGTCCCTATTTGTAACGGAAGGAGGGAGTCAGACTCCAGAGCAAAGTCATAAGGGCTCTTTCCAGCTCTGCCCCAAGGGTGCCTGTCAACCTCTCGCTTAGGAATGCTTTGGACCCTTTCACCTAGTCCTCCAAGAAATGTCTTCACTACCTAAGAAAAACCCCacatgtctttctttcctttcccctgtgACTCCCTCTGCTTTTCCCCTGGTCACAAGTCCTTCACGTGTCTGCTCGATATGTCCCACACAGGAGGCCTGCGTGTGCCGGCAGCTCGGCGTGTCCTCCCCACCCCAACACGCCACCCTCCTCCATACCAGCACTCATGACCACTGCACGTCCCCAGCTCTGTGGCCACCAGTCACACACAGAACGTGGCTCCAGACAAAGGCTTCACACGTCACCATGCCGAGGACCAGAGCCACACTTGGTGTGTTGTAACCACCTGGTGCAACCCGTGAGTGAATGAACATTTTTCAGTGTTTCAATGTCACACACAGAGTATAAGGAACAAGGCTTTGCTGGGTTCAATCCGCTTCTCCAGCAGAGAATGAACTCAAAAAGAGTCACTTTTAAATCCAGGCCTGCTGTCCAGCTGATGTGTCACCACTCTCGCTTCTGGGTGCATCTTCCTCTTCACTGTCCACACTGGAAGCTGTAGCTGGGGGATTTCCATGATTTTAAGCTTGAAACTCTTGGCTCATTTGAACCTtgcacaaaaaaattgaaaactgaaaacaaagagcaaaactGTTTTTACTAAGCACACTTTTTTCCTTCTCGTTGACAGCACTGGGCTTTCAGTTCAGAGCGTGGTGCGTGCTAGGCAGCtgcttgagtcacgcctccagcccCGCACGTTTCATGTTCAGACTCAGTATTGGAGTTTGGGTGTAATTATGCAAGTttcatttaaattgtattttctggggttaaaatgttttcctcttaCTGGCCTGCGACCTTAAACAAAGTACCTAACCTCTCCGTGCCTCCTTTCCTCATCCATGCCTGCTGCCTCTCACTGCTGAGCACACTGAGATAAAACTCAGCACACAACAGTGCTTGCCACACAGTAGACACTCTGTCAGCCTCGGTACTGCCGAGGTCTTAGTTGTCGAAGCTAGACCTGAAGGGAAGGAACCAAGGCATCGTAGAACTGCTATTTGGTACAAAAGAGGACTGCCGTGTTAGGAGAGAAAGGGTATTGTTCAACCAAGCGTCTGCGTGAGGTTCTTGATCTCCACAGTAATGTATCAAGCACCCATGATGTTCAAGTCGTGGTGCCAGAAGTTTTCCTCACCTGTATCAGCACCAAGCCATTGCTCGAAGCCACTCTGCAAGGAGGTAGGATcgcctccacctcccaggtgcACAGAAGCTGACTTGGTTTCCCAAAACTGCAGGGCTGCTGAGTGGAGAAGCACGAAGGCAGCTAAACTCCGACTGCAAAGCCCAAGTCCAAAGCTTGGGACTAACAGTGGAGAAGAGTTGGGGCCAACACGGGTAAGAAAGGCCAGACTCACATATGTGCCCAACACTGCTTCGGTCACTGGAGACACAGCACAACCTTCCTGGGCTCGTGAACCGCTTGCTCGTTCCCCTATTCTAGGCGTCTTGCATAGCCACTGATGGTACCTTGCTTACCGGCCCAACCCAGGCCCTGTGGGTTTAAACTCGTGTAACCTAAGAAAAGTGTACTTGAATATCTTGCTTTAAAATGCTACCCGGGTggtgtaagagggaaaaaaatatttgacacAATGACAGGACAAGTGATTGGTCAGCTGTCAGGACCAGGACGTCCTAAATCCTCTTTTGAGTGAAAGTGGAAGCCAGGTCAGACCTAGTATGTAAAATCAAGCCCGATGCAGGGGTCTCAGCATTTAAGAAAAGGGGGACGACTTTCCCACGAAACTTCTTCAAACTACATAGTGATGTAGACGTCTTCTTGTCCCTTAACTTTTCCTGTCCCTTCTTCAGCAGCGAGGGGCAAATAGCTCTGGTCACTAGACATTCTCAGAATACTGTACCCTCAGCTCTGGGGCCCACTGATACAAAGTGAAACATAATTTCCCCTTTTTTAGGACAAATCTGTAAGGGATTTCCCCCTCTCCGCTGATCCTCTTTCCCCACACAAATCTTGGGTCTCTTTGGAGCCAGTCCTGCGGCTGGTTCAGTATTTTTTCTCACTGAGCAAATACAGAACTTGCATGCATTGTGGAAGGAAAaagccttttccttttcttttagggGAAAGAGCATAGCAAGGTCTCCTTGCATTTTGTTCCTCTCCCACTGCTCCTGTGCAGCAAAGCTGGGACCATGTCACTCCCCAACTGCTCAGTGGCCAGCCCGGAGGTGGATACAGCCGTGGGCACCCTCCTTGCCCTGGAGTGTGGCCTGAGCCTGCCGGGCAATGCTATCGCCCTGTGGACCTTCTTCTTCCGCCTCAAGATGTGGAAGCCTTACACTGTCTACCTGTTCAACCTGGTGGTCGCCGACCTGCTGCTGTCTGTCTGCCTGCCATTCCTCGTGGCCTTCTATCTGAACCACAAGGTCTGGGGTCTCAACCACACATCATACCAGGTGCTGGTCTTCCTGCTGACCCTCAGCCGAGGGGTGGGAGTGGCTTTCCTGGCTGCAGTAGCTCTAGACAGGTATCTGCGTGTGGTCCACCCACGGCTCAAGGTCAACCTTCTGTCCCCCGGGTCAGCCCGGGGCATCTCAGGCCTCATCTGGCTTCTGATGGTAGCCCTCACCCACCAAGGCCTGTTTGGTCCCAAGACTGCCCAGAATTCCACTGACTGCCCCAGCTTCTACCCCACCAGAGAGTCATCCGCCAGCGCCACCTGGCAGGAGATGTTCTTCTTCTTCCAGTTCCTGCTTCCCTTCGGCCTCATCTTGTTCTGCAACACCAGCCTCATCAGGATCCTCCAGAAGAGACTCCGAGAGTCCCACAAGCAGCCCAGGCTGCAGAGGGCCAAGGCCCTGGTCACTGTGGTGCTGTTGCTGTTTGTACTGTGCTTCCTGCCCAGCATCCTGGCCAGGGCCCTGGTGCACATCTTTCGAGGGTCACAGAGCTGCCCTGTCTGGCGCAAGATGGTGCATACCTCGGACATCGCAGGCAGCCTCACCTGCCTGCACAGTGCCCTGAACCCGGCCGTCTACTGCTTCTCCAACCCGGCCTTCACCCACTCCTACCGGAAGGTGCTCAGCAGcctcagaggcaggaggaaggccGTGGAGCCTCCCAGCTCCGACCTCAGGGACTCCTACTCCTGACAATGTCGACTCTACGGGCTCCTGCGTGTGCGGGAACCATGCATTCTTCAGCCCTTGAACGATGGAGGTGGCTGGATtggcagaggagagaggaagacagagggcCTTGTGGTCTCAGCAGGCAGGTCATTTTCACTCTTCTCACCTCCTGAACagacttgggaaactgaggccagaaagCGCTGAAGCTCTAAAGAGGTGCGGGTGTATTGTGTTTATGTAGTTTGTGCTCAGCCCATTATGCTTTTGTTTCtataaaattttgctttatttttataggTTGTACATCACGTTAAAGACAGTGCAGTTAAGtccctcttttttgttgttgttgttcttgtggtactgggctttgaactcagggcctacaccttgagctactccacaagccctttttttgtgatgggttttttggagataaggtctcacaaactatttgcctgggttggcttcgaacctcaatcctctaatgtctgcgtcctgagtagctgggattaccagcaCCCATCTCCCTTGTTTCTTACAGGAAGCCCTCGCCTCTAAGTGTCTCAAAATCACCTCTCCATCTTTTTGTGGGAGTTTGAATGTCTAGGTCCCTTCTGAAACTTACTCTGCTTCTCCTGCTTAACAGACCATTATACTGATCTGGGAGAAATGCACAATGTAGGAATTGCATCTGAAATGATGGTTTGGCAGGGTTGGCATCCACCTGTGGGGTGGGTGGGGCAGGCCTCCCTGGAGACCACTGATCATATCAGTCCTGGTAAATTTTGCCCCACCAGAACTGGTGCCTGGGGAGGAGAATTTCCAAAGCCGCTTTCCTTACTGCCACCTCTCTGTCTTCATACCCAGAAG is a window encoding:
- the Gpr31 gene encoding 12-(S)-hydroxy-5,8,10,14-eicosatetraenoic acid receptor, which produces MSLPNCSVASPEVDTAVGTLLALECGLSLPGNAIALWTFFFRLKMWKPYTVYLFNLVVADLLLSVCLPFLVAFYLNHKVWGLNHTSYQVLVFLLTLSRGVGVAFLAAVALDRYLRVVHPRLKVNLLSPGSARGISGLIWLLMVALTHQGLFGPKTAQNSTDCPSFYPTRESSASATWQEMFFFFQFLLPFGLILFCNTSLIRILQKRLRESHKQPRLQRAKALVTVVLLLFVLCFLPSILARALVHIFRGSQSCPVWRKMVHTSDIAGSLTCLHSALNPAVYCFSNPAFTHSYRKVLSSLRGRRKAVEPPSSDLRDSYS